Proteins co-encoded in one Methylobacterium sp. WL1 genomic window:
- the mepA gene encoding penicillin-insensitive murein endopeptidase, with protein sequence MQNPFTAPGFGPRLGFGLKPGLALAALVLSVTGGHAQDRGSVNPKPLPPLEHPDAPSTPAKALFGRVTRASGGPAHIYGFYAKGCFAGGEALAMDGPNWQVMRPSRNRMWGTPVLIDFVERLSQKAARVGWPGLLVGDMAQPRGGPMITGHASHQIGIDADIWLTPMPDHRMSRAEREETSATDMVRRDRLDIDPEVWTPTHLQLIKLTAEQPEVERIFVNAAIKKALCRDAAGSRWMSKVRPMYGHNYHYHIRLSCPAGQDDCQPQGAPPAGDGCDDLSYWFSDAVLHPKPPKVPPKAKPTMTMAALPSACRAVLKAP encoded by the coding sequence ATGCAGAACCCGTTCACCGCCCCAGGTTTCGGCCCTCGCTTGGGCTTCGGCCTGAAGCCCGGCCTCGCGCTCGCCGCCCTGGTCCTGTCCGTGACCGGCGGGCACGCCCAGGACCGCGGCAGCGTCAACCCGAAGCCGCTGCCGCCGCTCGAGCATCCGGACGCGCCCTCGACCCCGGCCAAGGCCCTGTTCGGCCGCGTCACCCGGGCCTCCGGCGGGCCGGCCCACATCTACGGGTTCTACGCCAAGGGCTGCTTCGCCGGCGGCGAGGCGCTGGCGATGGACGGGCCGAACTGGCAGGTGATGCGCCCGTCCCGCAACCGGATGTGGGGCACGCCGGTCCTGATCGATTTCGTCGAGCGCCTGTCGCAGAAGGCCGCCCGGGTCGGCTGGCCGGGGCTGCTCGTCGGCGACATGGCCCAGCCCCGCGGCGGCCCGATGATCACCGGCCACGCCTCGCACCAGATCGGCATCGACGCCGACATCTGGCTGACCCCGATGCCCGACCACCGCATGAGCCGGGCGGAGCGCGAGGAGACCTCGGCCACCGACATGGTCCGCCGGGACCGCCTCGACATCGACCCCGAGGTCTGGACCCCGACGCACCTGCAGCTGATCAAGCTCACCGCCGAGCAGCCGGAGGTGGAGCGCATCTTCGTCAACGCGGCGATCAAGAAGGCCCTGTGCCGGGACGCCGCGGGCAGCCGCTGGATGTCGAAGGTGCGCCCGATGTACGGGCACAATTACCACTACCATATCCGGCTCTCCTGCCCGGCCGGCCAGGACGATTGCCAGCCCCAGGGGGCGCCCCCGGCCGGGGATGGCTGCGACGACCTGAGCTACTGGTTCTCGGACGCGGTGCTGCATCCGAAGCCGCCCAAGGTGCCGCCGAAGGCCAAGCCCACCATGACCATGGCGGCCCTGCCGTCCGCCTGCCGGGCGGTGCTCAAGGCGCCGTAG
- the msrA gene encoding peptide-methionine (S)-S-oxide reductase MsrA has protein sequence MFLFRKRPEMPSPAAALPGRPNPVPTTETHFVNGNPLKGPYPPGIETIVLGLGCFWGAERRFWQLPKGVFVTAVGYAGGYTPNPTYEEVCTGKTGHNEVVLVAFDPAVLPRDALLRTFFESHNPTQGMRQGNDVGTQYRSGIYTTGPEQEATAKAVRAAYAEALRARDFPDITTEIVPLQHFYFAEGYHQQYLAKNPAGYCGLGGTGVSCPVGTGIAA, from the coding sequence ATGTTCCTGTTCCGCAAGCGCCCCGAGATGCCGAGCCCCGCCGCGGCTCTGCCGGGCCGCCCGAATCCCGTCCCGACCACCGAGACCCATTTCGTCAACGGCAACCCGCTCAAGGGCCCCTATCCCCCGGGGATCGAGACGATCGTGCTCGGGCTCGGCTGCTTCTGGGGGGCCGAGCGCCGGTTCTGGCAGCTGCCGAAGGGCGTGTTCGTCACGGCGGTCGGCTATGCCGGGGGCTACACCCCGAACCCGACCTACGAGGAGGTCTGCACCGGCAAGACCGGTCACAACGAGGTCGTGCTGGTGGCCTTCGATCCCGCGGTTCTGCCCCGCGACGCCCTGCTGCGGACGTTCTTCGAGAGCCACAACCCGACGCAGGGCATGCGCCAGGGCAACGATGTCGGCACGCAGTACCGCTCGGGCATCTACACCACCGGCCCGGAGCAGGAGGCGACCGCCAAGGCCGTGCGCGCGGCCTACGCCGAGGCCCTGCGGGCGCGCGACTTCCCCGACATCACCACCGAGATCGTGCCGCTGCAGCACTTCTACTTCGCGGAAGGCTACCACCAGCAATACCTCGCCAAGAACCCGGCGGGCTATTGCGGGCTCGGCGGCACCGGCGTGAGCTGCCCGGTGGGGACCGGGATCGCCGCCTGA